GTCGAGCCGGGGCCAGAAAGTGACCTGGTCGTCCCAACCATCGAGCAGGTCGTCGGTGTGCACCACCGGCGGTCGGCCGCCGGGCAGCGCCGCCAGGGCATCCGCGAGATGCGCCGCGAACCGGCTCTTGCCCGCGCCGCTCGGCCCGTCGACCGCGACAAGCCGGGTCCGCCCCAACCGCGCCGGGCCCGCGAGCACCCGACGAGCCAACTCGGCGTACGCCTCGACGACCGCCACGGGCGGCCTGCCGGGCAGTTCCTCGACGGTCCCGGCCCCATCCGGCAGCCCTCCGACGTCCACGGCCTCGGGGCCCGATGTCGACCAGCCGGGTTCGGGGCCCCCGGCCCCATCCGGCAGCCCACTGACGTCCACGGCCTCGGGGCCCGATGCCGACCAGCCGGGTTCGGGGCCCCCGGCCCCATCCGGCAGCCCACTGACGTCCACGACCTCGGGGCCCGAGGCCGACCGACCGGGTTCGGGGGGCACCGCGGCCTCGTCTCGGGGGTCACCGCGGCCTCGCGTGGTCCCTCGGCTGGCGGGTTCGTACACGACCGAAGTATGCCGCCGCCACCCGCAGCCGGGGTGATCGACTCCAGATCACTGATAGCGCGGTATCCCGCCGACAGGGATACCGCGCTATCGCAGAAGCCGAGTGGATCACGCCGCAGCAGCCGCCAGAGTGGGCCGGGCTGACACGTCCGGCTGACCGCCCTCGTCGGGCACCATCACGTCCGGGGGAATTGGGGCGGCGACGGGTGACGGGCGGCCCGTTCGCCGCCCGTGGTGCTACCGAATCGGCATGATCGGGTGGTGCTCCGAGACGTGATGAGCCCCGGTATTGACGCCCTGCTCGAACAGGCCCGCGCCGGGTTGCACCGACTGACTCCGCAGCAGACCGTCGAGGCGGTCCGCGGCGGTGCACTGCTGGTCGACACCCGTACCGAACTGCAGCGCCGCGAACAGGGCGACCTGCCGGGCGCGGTCGTCGTCGACCGGACCGTGCTGGAATGGCGACTCGATCCGGCCAGCGCCTGGCGGATCCCGGAAGCCACTGGCTACGACCGGGAGATCGTGCTGGTGTGCCGGCAGGGCTACAGCTCCAGCCTGGCCGCCGCCAGCCTGCAGACCCTCGGGCTACGCAGGGCCACCGACATGATCGGTGGCGTCGACGCCTGGCTCGCCGCCGGCCTCCCAACAACCGACCGCCCCGCCGACATCCGCCCCTGACCCCCGACCCCCAACCACCCACCCCGTCCCGGTCCCTCCCCTCCGTCCCGCCCCACCCCCGGTCCCCACCCCACCCCACCCCCACCCCTGCGTCGATCATGGAGTTGTGGTGGGGGATGAAGGTAACTAAACAGGGCAGGCCGGGCACCATTACTCCATGATCGACGCGGTCCGGGAAGGGCGGTCGGCTTTACGGATGGCTGATGGGGCGATCAGGACGGTGGGGGCCGGGTGGGATGAAGGGGAGGTTCCCGGGCGGGCCGGTTTCGATGAGGCGCCAGAGGGCGCCGGTGTCCAGGTGTTCCTCGACCAGGTCACCGAGCAGGTCGAGCGAGCGTTCCCGGGCGGCGGCGAAGCTGGTGGCCGGTGCGACCCGGAAACCGGTGCGGCCGGCCAGGCGAGCCGCCTCGGTGAGGAACCACCGGCGGAACCCGTCGGACTCGAACGTTCCGTGCCAGTGCGTGCCGTGCACCACGCCGAGCACAGCTCCCTCGCCGATGCCGTCGTCGCCGGTCAGCAACGGGGCCAGGGTGGGGTCGGTCTGCGAGACGTACCCGTGGTGGATCTCGTAACCGCGCACCGGGAGGTCGCCGTGAGCGGTGCCCACCGACTGCCGGACGGTCTTACGTGGATCGAAGGTGACCTCGATGGGCAGCATGCCGAGCCCTGGCACGCTGCCCCGTCGGCTCTCCACCGGGTCGTGGATGGCGCGACCGAGCATCTGGAAACCGCCGCAGAGGCCGAGCAGTGGCTTGCCGGCTGCCACGTGTGCGGCCACCGCGTCGGCGAGGCCGGTTTCGCGCAGCCAGGCGAGGTCGGCGACGGTGGACTTGGAGCCGGGCAGGACGACCAGGTCGGCGGCGGCCAACTCGGCCGGTTCGATGGTGAGCCGTACGCGGACACCCGGCTCGGTGGCGAGCGCCTCCACGTCGGTGGCGTTGCTGATCCGGGGTAGGCGGACGACGGCCACGTCCAACCACTCGGTGCCGTGCGGGGCGGCGGGACGGCCCAGCACCCGGCCGTAGGCGAGTGAATCCTCCGCGTCGAGCCACAGGTCCAGTGCCCAGGGCAGCACCCCGTACGTGGGACGGCCGGTGACGTGACGCAACATGTCCAGCCCCGGCTGGAGCAGCCCGAGGTCACCGCGGAACTTATTGATCACGAAGCCGGCGATCAGCGCCTGGTCGGCCGGGTCCAGCAGGGCCACGGTGCCGAACATCGAGGCGAAGACGCCGCCCCGGTCGATGTCGCCGACCACGATGGTGGGCAGGTTGGCGTGCCGGGCCAGCCCCATGTTGACGTAGTCACCGGCCCGCAGGTTGATTTCCGCAGGGCTGCCGGCGCCCTCACAGATCACCACGTCGTACGTGTCCCGCAGCTCGGCCAGTGCCGCGTACGCGGTCTCGGCGAGCCGGGGACGCAGATGCCGGAAGGTGCCGGCGGTGATCGTGTCGACCGCCTCGCCGAGCAGCACCACCTGACTGGCCAGGTCGCTGCCCGGCTTGAGCAACACCGGGTTGAACCGCAGATCGGGTGCGAGCCCGCAGGCGGCCGCCTGCATGGCCTGGGCTCGTCCGATCTCGCCGCCGCGCCCGTCCGGACCGACGACCACGGCCGAGTTGTTCGACATGTTCTGCGCCTTGTACGGCGCCACCTTCACGCCCTGCCGGTGCAGCCAGCGGCAGATGCCGGCGGTGAGCACGCTCTTGCCGGCGTCGGAGGTCGTGCCGGCGACCAGCAACCCGCCGCTCACCGACCGCTCCCCCGCCCCGCCCCACCAGCCCGGCCCGGCCCGACGCCCCGCGCCCCGCGCTCTCCGGCGGCGGCCGCGACCGGCCCACGCCGCCCCCGGTCGCGGCGACCAACCCGCGCCGGCCCAGAGCGCCCACGAGACGGCCGAGGGTCACCGGGTACGCGGCGGCCAGCCCGAGCGCGGCCAGCCCGACCGCGCCGGAGATCTGGGCGGCCCGCTTCAGGTGCCGCCCTTCCGGACGGGGGCCGTCGCCGAGGAACGGCCGGACCTCGGAGCGCCCGAAGTAGACGTTGCGGCCACCGAGGCGGACGCCGAGCGCACCGGCCATCGCCGCCTCGCACTGGCCGGCGTTGGGGCTCGGGTGGTCGTTGCGGTCACGTCGCCACACCCGCCAGGCCCGCTGCCGATCCCCGTTCGCGACCGGCGCGACGGCGATGGTCAGCAGCCCGGTCAGCCGGGACGGCACCAGGTTGAGCACGTCGTCCAGCCGCGCGGCCGGGGTGCCGAACCGCGCGTAGCGCGCCGACCGGTGCCCGACCATCGCGTCGAGGGTGTTCGCCGCGCGGTAGCCCAGCAGCCCGGGCAGGCCGGCGACCGCACCCCAGACCAGCGGAGCGACGACCGCGTCGGAGGTGTTCTCCGCGACCGACTCGACGGTGGCGCGGGCCAACTCCGACTCGCCCAGCGTCGACGGGTCCCGCCCACAGAGGTGACCGAGGCGTCGCCGGGCAGCGGGCAGGTCACCGTCGCGCAACGTCCGACCCATGACGGTGGCTTCGTGCCGTAGCGTGCGGCCGCCCAGCACCGTCCAGGTGCCGGCGGCCACGAGCACCGCCCGGGTCACCGGCCGGTGCCGGGTAGCCGCCGCGGCGACCGCCCCGAGCAGCACCGGCCCACCCACGGCCAGCGCGGTGAATGCCGCACCCGCCGTTCGGTCCGGTCGGTAGAGGCGGTGCTCCAACGCTCCCGCGGCCTGCCCGAAGCCGGCCACCGGGTGCCACCGGCGTGGGTCGCCGAGCAGCCTGTCCAGCGCGTATCCGGCCAGCAGCCCCACCGCGTTCGCCATCGGCGCTGTCCGTCGCACCCGCACCACCCCCGGCCGGCCAGCCTAGACGAGCGCCCCGTGAACCCGGCCCGACCCACGGCGCTCCAAGAAACGACGAGCGCTTCGTGAACCAGCCCGACCCCGGTGCTCTAACAGACGACGAGCGCCCCGTGAACCAGCCCGACCGGCCTTCACCAGCACTGACCCTGCCGTCACGCGGGGTGACGACGCTGGTCGCGCCGCCACCCCGCCCCCGTCGTGCGGTGTCGTGTGCTGCCGCGCCGCCGGAGCGCCCGCGACCGGCACGGGACCTCAGGCAGCTCGGTTGCCGCCCGAACCTCGATGGCCGATCCGATCGGTCACGCTGGCTGCGGAACCCGGCCCCGACCACGCCGTCCCCGACCGGACTGCGCGGGCTCCGGCTGACCCTCGTCCGGAACCGGCCCCAACTCGTCGTCCAGGTCGTCGTCGGCGTTGTCGTCGTTCTCCTCGGGTGGAGGGGCCAGCTCGTCGTCGAGGCCCGACGGGACGGTGGCCTGCCCGATCTGCCCGCCGTTCGGGGAGAGATCGTCGTCCACCGGACCGTCGGCGAAGGCGCTGGTTCGCAGCGCGGCGTAGTCGGGCGGCTCGAAGTCGTCGTCCATCGGGCGGTCGTCGGGCAGCACGGGCGCCTGACCGGCCAGCACCGGCTCGGTGGGCTCGCCGCGCACCCGACTCTCGGCCTCCGAGTCCTCCACGGTGCTGGTCGTCATGCTCGGCCGGTTACGCAGGAACCGGGCCCGGCCCCGGGACAGGTCGTGGCCGACGGCGACCGCCTCCAGCTCGTAGAGGGTGCGGTGGTTGCCGGCGTCGTCGGTCCAGTCGCGGGTGTAGAGCCGGCCGCAGACCACGACCGGATCGCCGACCATCACGGAGGCGGCCACCCCTTCGGCGAGCTTGCGCCAGCAGTTGACGCGGACGCGGAGCGAGTTGCCGTCGACCCATCGGCCGCTGTCCCGGTCCAGCCGACGGGCGGTCGAGGCGACCTTGAAGTTGGCCACCAGGGTGTTGCTCTGGGTCGTACGCCGCCACTCGGGCGTAGTCAGTACATTGCCGACAATTGTTACGTAAGTGTCGAACATCGTCCCTCCAGGGGATCGGGGCTTGCTGCCAGCGCGAGTCGACTCGACACCGAGCCTGTGCCCTGAGGGCGACCATCACCAGCGCCCTCCCCCGCCCTGTGGACGACGAAGCGACCTGTGGACAACGCCCTGATCACGCCCCGATGTGGTAGGGCCGACGCGCCCGGGTGGGCGTCGGCGGTTTCCAAGTCCGACCAGAGTGGGTATGTACATGATCAACGCACCACCGACAGCTCCACGTCGACGAGAGGTCAGCGCCATGATGATCACTAAAATCGGCTCCGCGAACGCTTCCGAGGCGCAGCGATGAGCGCCGTGGCGAACCCGGCCACCGTTGCTGAGTGCCTGCGTGTGGGTGCCGGGTTCTCGCAGGGTGACCGCAACTGGATCGCCGAGCAGTTCGCCACTCTCGACGCCCGGCTGGCCAGCTTCCACGCTGACGCCACCGAGCTGGAGGTGTCGGTGAAGGACCGGGAGGCCCGC
The window above is part of the Micromonospora sp. LH3U1 genome. Proteins encoded here:
- a CDS encoding uridine kinase family protein, with the protein product MPPEPGRSASGPEVVDVSGLPDGAGGPEPGWSASGPEAVDVSGLPDGAGGPEPGWSTSGPEAVDVGGLPDGAGTVEELPGRPPVAVVEAYAELARRVLAGPARLGRTRLVAVDGPSGAGKSRFAAHLADALAALPGGRPPVVHTDDLLDGWDDQVTFWPRLDEWVLAPLRRAEPGAYRRYSWVRQRFLPRPVPVPVAPVLVLEGVSAARAVVRPELTLAVFVTAPASLRLTRAVVRDGPGILPELRRWHAGEQAHFAVDDTATRADLLVDGAPTLPHDADRYYVRIR
- a CDS encoding rhodanese-like domain-containing protein, yielding MSPGIDALLEQARAGLHRLTPQQTVEAVRGGALLVDTRTELQRREQGDLPGAVVVDRTVLEWRLDPASAWRIPEATGYDREIVLVCRQGYSSSLAAASLQTLGLRRATDMIGGVDAWLAAGLPTTDRPADIRP
- a CDS encoding cobyric acid synthase, whose translation is MSGGLLVAGTTSDAGKSVLTAGICRWLHRQGVKVAPYKAQNMSNNSAVVVGPDGRGGEIGRAQAMQAAACGLAPDLRFNPVLLKPGSDLASQVVLLGEAVDTITAGTFRHLRPRLAETAYAALAELRDTYDVVICEGAGSPAEINLRAGDYVNMGLARHANLPTIVVGDIDRGGVFASMFGTVALLDPADQALIAGFVINKFRGDLGLLQPGLDMLRHVTGRPTYGVLPWALDLWLDAEDSLAYGRVLGRPAAPHGTEWLDVAVVRLPRISNATDVEALATEPGVRVRLTIEPAELAAADLVVLPGSKSTVADLAWLRETGLADAVAAHVAAGKPLLGLCGGFQMLGRAIHDPVESRRGSVPGLGMLPIEVTFDPRKTVRQSVGTAHGDLPVRGYEIHHGYVSQTDPTLAPLLTGDDGIGEGAVLGVVHGTHWHGTFESDGFRRWFLTEAARLAGRTGFRVAPATSFAAARERSLDLLGDLVEEHLDTGALWRLIETGPPGNLPFIPPGPHRPDRPISHP
- a CDS encoding single-stranded DNA-binding protein, giving the protein MFDTYVTIVGNVLTTPEWRRTTQSNTLVANFKVASTARRLDRDSGRWVDGNSLRVRVNCWRKLAEGVAASVMVGDPVVVCGRLYTRDWTDDAGNHRTLYELEAVAVGHDLSRGRARFLRNRPSMTTSTVEDSEAESRVRGEPTEPVLAGQAPVLPDDRPMDDDFEPPDYAALRTSAFADGPVDDDLSPNGGQIGQATVPSGLDDELAPPPEENDDNADDDLDDELGPVPDEGQPEPAQSGRGRRGRGRVPQPA